DNA from Armatimonadota bacterium:
CCCGAATATGAATAGCGTGGATTGTGCAGTGCTTATCCTGTCCATCGAAGTTGCAGTCGACAGTGAGGTCGCGGACCGTACAGTAATCGGCGCTCTCGTAGAAGTTGCGGTTTGCGATAACGATGAAGTAGTTGTCGCCGCGCCGGTTCCCGGCCGGGTTCGTGCCGTCCAGCAGGCGGATGATAGTCCTGTCTCGACCGGATCCTTCGATCCGGTACCACGGGCCAAGGTCGATGGAGTGGTAAGTGATGCTTGGGTCGTAGTGCGCCGGCTTGCCCCGGACACCATAGGTCTTCGCCAGCAGCTTCACCCGGTTGAACCGTTTCAGGCAGGCGTTGATGGCCGCCTGGTCGTCGTGGGCATCCGGTCCGTCGCCGTCACCATATGCCCCGAACCACTCGGCGTACACATCCGCGTATGGGTCAAAGACCCGCAGGTATCGTCCCGCGCCCGCGACCGGCTTGAGCACGGTGCCGCCGTCGGGTTCCGCCCCAGAATCCGCGACGAATCGAAACACCCCGCCACCGTCATCGCCGGGTGCATGGTAGCCCTCGACCTGGAAGTACGCGCCGTCCGCCGGGTCCTTGACGGCCAGCAGTTGATCGACAGTACTGACGGTCGTGACCTGTACGCCCCTGGGGATCAGCGTCTCTCCCGGCTGCCCGAGTGCAAGCGCCGGGGTGAGCCACAGCGCGAGGAGCACAAGTGCGACGGTGTGTCGGGCGTCCCGCCTGCACGCAGTCGCCATGTCAGTCATCCTCCGTGTGAAAGCTACTCATCGCGGTTGTTCCCCACCCGCACCGCGGAAATCCAGATCTGTGAATCCCCTCCGCCCAGACCGATGCGCTGGAAGGGCTTCCCGGGCGCCAGTGCCTCGGGCGGTGCGAGGAAAACGAGAGTATCCCATTGCTCCTCGCCCGACAGCGGCTGCTGCGGCCTGACCGGAGTCCAGATGCCGCCCTGTGCGTAGCTCTTGTTCTCGCCGTCCGTATTGACGACGATGGACGTCAGTTGAGACTTGCCCCACACGTCCATCTCGATGCGCAGCGGCTTGTCGGTCACGGGGCTAGGGGCGATGAGCGTCGCCCAGCCTGCGACACCGTCCCCCACGCCGGTCTCGTCGGTGTTCCAGCACTGCCGCCCACCGAGCTGCATGGGTGCGCCCAGCCCAGACGCGATCACGCCAAGCTCGTCGCTGAGCTTCATCCCGTCGATGAGCTCGGCCGCTTCGCGCACGCGGATGAACGAGAGCGCCTTGCGCCCGTGGTCCAGCGTCTCTTTCAGGGCTTCCCGGGTGTAGGTCTGCTCGAACTTCGCCCGAGCCTCCAGGCAGCGGATCATGTGGTAGCCATACTGGAACACAGCGGCCACTTTCGCCACACGCCCCTTGTAGGGCTCCGCATCTGCCAGCTTCGCGGCCTTATCCAGATGGGTCATGGCGCGGTCGAGATCGGCAAAGCTGAACAACCCGGGCACCTGGTGGATCGGGTTGTCGCTGAAGGACTGCCCCGACTCCTTGATCGAGTCTGCCACCGCCGCATAGTAAGCGGCCATCTCCTGCGCCGCCGGGCCGAACATGTGGCTCGTCCAGTCCGCCGCGAGCGCATCCGCATCCGCCGAGGGGTCCCACAGCTTCCGGGCGATCACGTAGTACAGGGGTCCATCCAGCGCCCAGTCACTGAGGCTGCTCTGGCAGTAGTACCGACGGATGCCCAGGCTGTACAGGTGGTCAATGTCCGCCGCGAAGGTCTGCGTCACCGGCCTCGGCAGCCGCCACCACATGCTCTTGCTCACGTACGAGTAGAACAGCAGGTCCGGCCGAAGCTTGGCCCAGCGCTGTAGGAGAGCATTGAACTGCGCGTTCGGTTCGGAAGTGGGGTCGGCGATGGGCCGGGAGTAATCCGCGGGGGCGTAGTGACACAGCCATGGGATCACATTGGGCTCGGGGACAATGGTGTCCGGCGGCTCTGCATAGTTCACATACGCCAGCACGAGGAGCAGCTTGTCGGGATGCACTTCCGCCACTTTCCGCGCCACCTGGTTCGCGAACCAGAACACCCGGTCGCCCATGAAGGGCCGCTCCATTGCCAGCCCCTGCTTCGTGGTGCGCCCACCGCAGAGTTCTTTGTCCAACGCCAGGCACTCGTCACATTCGCACCAACCGTAGCCGTCATTGGGCGAGATCGAAATCACCTGCAGGGCCGGGTCCTCATCGAAGACACGAATGACGCGCCTTGCGAACTCTTCCGCGAGACCCGGCGCGGTGACGCAGAGCTGCTTGCTGTGCAATGAGGTAGGCACGCGCTGGCCGTTGATGAGCGGAGACCACTCGGGGTGTTCTGCGAAG
Protein-coding regions in this window:
- a CDS encoding DUF4838 domain-containing protein, yielding MRDLLLLALFPVTVWCQPDIVLVRDSVPEATIVIPAHASDTVRFAADELAKYLEQISGARLSVVGEGGDVAGIPVHVGPTSQGKAVAPDEVEGFTLRASEGGVIICGGSDRGTLYGVYRFLEEALGCRWLSQDVDFVPAATTVRLKPIQVTSAPEFDMRTFVGTGEQGRVWGPKMGLNGFYTAESAKTNGGAYYLPSSVTGCHAYHQIMPPETYFAEHPEWSPLINGQRVPTSLHSKQLCVTAPGLAEEFARRVIRVFDEDPALQVISISPNDGYGWCECDECLALDKELCGGRTTKQGLAMERPFMGDRVFWFANQVARKVAEVHPDKLLLVLAYVNYAEPPDTIVPEPNVIPWLCHYAPADYSRPIADPTSEPNAQFNALLQRWAKLRPDLLFYSYVSKSMWWRLPRPVTQTFAADIDHLYSLGIRRYYCQSSLSDWALDGPLYYVIARKLWDPSADADALAADWTSHMFGPAAQEMAAYYAAVADSIKESGQSFSDNPIHQVPGLFSFADLDRAMTHLDKAAKLADAEPYKGRVAKVAAVFQYGYHMIRCLEARAKFEQTYTREALKETLDHGRKALSFIRVREAAELIDGMKLSDELGVIASGLGAPMQLGGRQCWNTDETGVGDGVAGWATLIAPSPVTDKPLRIEMDVWGKSQLTSIVVNTDGENKSYAQGGIWTPVRPQQPLSGEEQWDTLVFLAPPEALAPGKPFQRIGLGGGDSQIWISAVRVGNNRDE